From one Macadamia integrifolia cultivar HAES 741 unplaced genomic scaffold, SCU_Mint_v3 scaffold_260A, whole genome shotgun sequence genomic stretch:
- the LOC122071550 gene encoding splicing factor U2af small subunit B-like, translating into MAEHLASIFGTEKDRVNCPFYFKIGACRHGDRCSRLHTKPSISPTLLIANMYQRPDMITPGIDPQGQAIDPHKVQEHFENFYEDLFEELNKYGEIESLNICDNLADHMVGNVYVQFREEDHAANAVKNLNGRFYAGRPIMADFSPVTDFREATCRQYEENTCNRGGYCNFMHLKKISRELRRQLFGRYRRRRSRSRSRSRSPFRHRNYEERPHGGGGGGGGRGRGRGFGFGRRNDDRDPHYHDERGRRPRSRSPGRRRGRSPSPGGRRNRSPVREGSAERRAKIEQWNREREQAQSSNKNNSSVDHNDDESNGYAQNGGMYNDQQQQQPPQQGGYGY; encoded by the exons ATGGCGGAGCACTTGGCTTCTATATTCGGTACAGAGAAGGATCGGGTGAACTGCCCTTTTTACTTCAAGATCGGAGCTTGCAGACATGGTGATAGGTGTTCTAGGCTTCATACGAAGCCTAGCATCAGTCCAACATTGCTTATCGCTAATATGTATCAGAGACCTGATATGATCACTCCTGGAATTGATCCTCAGGGTCAGGCCATTGATCCTCACAAAGTCCAGGAGCACTTCGAG AATTTTTATGAAGATCTATTTGAGGAGTTGAACAAATATGGAGAGATTGAAAGCTTGAATATTTGTGACAATCTGGCTGATCACATG GTGGGTAATGTATATGTTCAGTTTAGAGAGGAAGACCATGCTGCAAATGCAGTGAAGAATCTTAATGGAAGATTCTATGCAG GACGTCCAATTATGGCCGACTTTTCTCCTGTGACGGATTTCCGTGAAGCCACATGTAGGCAATATGAAGAAAACACGTGCAATCGAGGAGGCTATTGCAACTTTATGCATCTCAAAAAGATTAGCAG GGAATTGAGGCGGCAACTATTCGGGAGATATCGGCGAAGACGCAGCCGCAGCCGAAGCAGGAGTCGAAGTCCATTCAGGCATCGTAATTATGAGGAGCGTCCacatggtggtggtggcggtggtggtggccGTGGCCGTGGTCgtggatttggttttggtagAAGGAATGATGACCGGGATCCCCATTACCATGATGAGCGAGGCAGGAGGCCCAGGAGCCGAAGCCCAGGACGGAGGAGGGGAAGAAGCCCGAGCCCCGGAGGAAGGAGGAATAGGAGTCCGGTTCGGGAAGGTAGTGCTGAAAGAAGGGCTAAAATTGAGCAGTGGAACAGGGAGAGGGAACAAGCTCAATCTAGTAATAAAAATAACAGCAGTGTTGATCACAACGATGATGAGAGCAATGGGTATGCTCAGAATGGAGGCATGTACAATgatcagcagcagcaacagccaCCGCAGCAAGGAGGATATGGCTACTGA